The following is a genomic window from Candidatus Xiphinematobacter sp. Idaho Grape.
CTTCTCCATTCCAACGTAGGGAGATTAGCCAAAACGCCCCGTAATGTAATCTTCTGTTTGTTTCTTTCCAGGATTAGAAAAGACTTTTGTGGTAGTATCGTACTCGACGAGATACCCGAGATAGAAGAAAGCGGTTCGGTCAGAACAACGTGTGGCTTGCTGCATGTTATGGGTAACTATAACGACAGTGAGTTTTTGTTTAAGTCTCTGGATGAGTTCTTCAACCTTAGCAGTAGCGATGGGATCAAGGGCTGAACAGGGCTCATCCATGAGAAGCACCTCGGGTTGATTTGCGATGGCACGGGCAATGCAGAGGCGCTGCATTTGACCCCCTGAAAGCCCTAGCGCACTTTCGTGAAGGCGGTCTTTGACTTCTTCCCAAAGGGCGGCATCTCGTAGGCTCCGCTCCACAGTTTGATCCAGGAGGTTCTTCTTACTTTGTCCGGCAATCCGGAGGCTGTATACGATATTTTCGTAAATAGACTTGGGAAAGGGATTTGATTTTTGAAAGACCATACCAATTCTCCTCCGTAATGCGATGACCTCTATCTGTGGGCCGTAGATACTTCTCCCCATCAAGGTGATATCACCCTCATGGTGTACCCCTTCAATTAACTCATTCATGCGATTGAAGTTGCGTAAGAGAGTTGACTTGCCACATCCTGAAGGGCCAATAAAGGCGGTTACCTCCCTTTCAGGGATCTCCATGGAAATACCATGAAGCGCTTTCTTAGAACCGTAGTAGAAGCTGAAATTTTGAACCGAAAGTAGGTCCATCCGCCTTACAGGCCGTGGCTCTAGAATCAGGGACGAACTCTCTTCATCGTTACATTGCACACCAACACTCTGAGCACCAGGAACCACTAGGTGGGTATGGTACTCCACTTTGGAATCCGCTTGCAACCGGTTAGGAATCACTTTTTTCTAACGAGAAGCTGCGCGGTGACGCTGGTGATGGTAACGATACCTACCAATACCAACGAAGCGGCCCATGCTAGCCTTACTTGGTGATCATATGGGATGTTGGAAAAGTTGTAAATAAGTACTGAGAGGGAGGCAGTAGGATATCCAAGAGACTTAGGCCAGTAAGGGTTAAAGAGCGCTGTAAAAAGTACTGGAGCTGTTTCCCCTGCAGCACGAGCAATTGCCAGCATAAGACCGGTCGTCATAGCAGGCAAAGCTTCAGGAAGCACTACACACCAGGTAGTTTGGAATATAGTGGCACCTAATCCAGTGGAAGCTTCCCGCAGAGAATAGGGTACTCCCAACAAGGCCTGTTCAGAGGTAAGAAGGATGGTGGGAAGAATAAGTATGGCAAGGGCGACGCTACCTGCCATGGCAGAAAATCCTATGTGGATAACCAGGATGGAAAAGACAAAGACTCCGCAAATAATGGATGGAATACCAGTTAACAGCTTAGCTACAAAACGCACTGTGCAGGAAAATCTGGAGCTACGGTCGTATTCATTGATATAAATTGCGGCAAGAACACCAACTGGGGCTGCAATGATTAAGGCAAGGCCTACCATGATAACGGTGCCAATGACAGCATTTCCGAATCCACCTCCCGCTAGTCCCGCCGCAGGTGGAAGACTGGTAAAAAGAGAGGGTGTTAGAAGCAGGATGCCGTTCCTGAGTACGAGAAAGACGATTGATAATAGAGGAACAAGCGTGAGAAGCGAAAGGCCAATGCAAACGAAACTTAAAAAAGTGCTGAGAGAGGAACGCAATTTTGCCTTCTGTGCCTTGGATGCATCCACCAGACAATTCAGGGAGTTTATGGGACTCATCGTTGGCGGATTTTTACTGTAGTACGCTGAGTGCGTCTAAGGATGATTTCTCCTGTGGCGTTCACCAAAAGAGTAAGCAACATCAGTAAAAGTGCGGCATGCATCAGAGAGGAAACTTGTAGTCCTTCCGCCTCAGCAAATTGATTGGCTAACAGGCTAGCCAGAGTTCCAGCTGGAGCTAAAAGAGAAAACGTCAACCGTGTACTATTCCCAATAAGCATGGCTACGGCCATTGTCTCCCCCATGGCCCGACCAAGGGCGAGTATGGTTGCAGCAACGATGCCAGGGGTTGCAGTTGGCAAAATAACACCGAGAATTGCTTCCCAACGGGTTGCTCCGAGTGCATATGCTCCTTCTCTCAAAGTTTTAGGCACGTCAACCAGAGCAGTACGAGAAATGGCAGTGATGGTAGGCAGCACCATGAGGGCCAAGATCAAACTTGCAGCCAGCATGCTGTTGCCAAAAACAGGTCCCTGGAACAGAGGAATAAATCCTAGGGAGCTGGACAGCCAATTGCCGCCTCTTCGGACAATTGGAATCACCACAGCAATACCCCAAAGCCCATAAACCACGCTAGGAATGGCAGCAAGAAGCTCTATTACAAAACGGATGGATTGGCGAAATACGGAAGGGAGGAAGTCCTCGCTTAAAAAGATTGCAATTGCCACCCCAAGAGGCAAGGCAATAAGGAGTGCAAGGACAGAACTCATTGTAGTGCCAACCAGAAAAGGAAGCACTCCAAAACGGTTTGTGTTGGGATCCCAAGAAACGTGGATAAAAAACTGCAGTCCAAATTTTCTGATGGAAGGAAGTGCTTGGCTAAAAATTTCTAGGACGATCCATGCCAAGAGTGCAACAGTAGCTGCTGCAGCTGTCCAACAGAGGACGTGTAACCAGTCTGGCCAAGACAATCTTCCCCCTTTTCTCTTCTCCTTCATAGTGAGAGCCTATTCTGTTACAGATCGAGGTTTATTTATACTTATCAGCTTCTCTTGAGTTTTCTTTACCATTAGGGATGAAAGGGGAACGTAGCCAAGTTGCGTAGCAAATGATTGACCAGTGGTTAGAGCATAACCTACAAAGGCCTTAAGAGCCCTGCCCTTCTCAGTGTCCTCATAGCTTCTATGCAGAAGGAGCCAACTGAAGGTGACAATGGGATAGTCCTCCCTTCCATCCGGATCTGTGGGGGAATCCTCAGATGAGGAGACGGAGGATAAAGCAGCGTAGCCACTTGCTGGCGTGGCTCTTACGAAGTTTCCGGACTTGTTTTGTAGTTTGGGGAACGTGACCTTGCTGCTGACAGCGTAGCTATATTCCATGTAACCAATGGCACCGGGGATTTGTTTAATAAGTGTGGTAACCCCGTCATTTCCCTTTCCAGCTACACCAATAGGCCAAGCTACAGATTTGTTGGCACCAATAGCTTTCTTAAAATCTTGGCTGATTGCAGAGAGATGGCGGGTAAACGCGAAGGTGGTCCCACTTCCATCCGAACGCGTTACGACGAGGACAGGAAGATTTGGAAGTACTACTTCACGGTTTATGGAGGCGATATTAGGATCATTCCAGCAGGTAATTTTTCCAAGAAAAATATCAGTGTAAGCTTTGCGAGAAAGCTTGAGGGAGGTAATACCAGGAAGGTTATAGCCTAAGACAATTGACCCTCCAATAGCCGGGATTGTTACAATACCCTTTGGGATGGCTACACTCTCCTCAGGGGCTATAACATCGCTTGCAGCAAAGTCTACAACATTCCTTTTTAAACCTTTAATGCCTGCACCGCTTCCAATCGCTTGGTAGTTTACTTCAATGTCAGGGCGTATCTTCCTAAACTCGGCGATCCAGCGTTGATAAAGAGGGGAGGGAAAAGAAGCTCCTATTCCTTGTAGGAAAATCTGTTTTTCCGTACTTGAGAAGGCGGCCATAACTAGAAATAATGTAGCTATCCAGATGGGGATAAGTAGAAAGAACTTCATGGATGACGACAAAATTGACCTCTCTCCCTCCTTGTGTCTTCTTCAGTTTGAAGAAATGCTAGGAAAAAGTGTTAATTGTATAACCCTCTCGGGGAAAAGTTTTTCGACTTTTGGTTGCGTTCCTAGATAAGGTTTCTTTACCATCCGTGCCGGTGTCCGCAGTACAGGTAGAGGCAGTTAAGCTTTGTCAGTCCTTCCGGGTAGGAGAAGAATGCGTGGAAGTCCTTAACGGTGTCGATCTGCAAATTTCCTGTGGGGAGACTGTGTTTATTTGCGGTACCTCGGGTGTTGGTAAAACAACCCTACTTTACGCCTTAGCAGGGTTAGAGCGGCCTGAATCGGGTCAGGTTCTCTTTGAGGGTGTGTCTCTTTATGAGGTGAGCCATGTTCGGCTTGCTAAGTTGAGAAACTCTAGAATGGGATTCGTATTTCAATCCTATTTCCTCCTTCCTGAATTAACTGTCCTAGAAAATACACTCTTGCCGGCCATGATCCTCAGTAATCGGCCCACCAGCCGCGCTCAAGAGCTTTTAGATCAGGTAGGCCTAGGGAAGCGTGGGCATCATCTGCCTGCAGAATTAAGTGGTGGGGAGCAACAACGTGTTGCGATTGCTAGAGCTCTCATCAACAAGCCTATCATTGTATTTGCGGATGAACCCACGGGAAATTTGGACTTACGCACTGGAAAGACAATCATTGATCTCCTTCTAAACCTAGTACACCAAGAAGATCTGACTCTTGTGGTGGTTACTCATGATCCACACCTTACTCGACGTGGAGATCGATGGGTAAGGTTGAAAACGGGGTAACTCTTTTCCACATGGAAGCAATGGGAGATACACGAGAAATACCTAGACGCCAGAAGATGAGATAGGAAATGCGTATTTTGCACGTAGAGTCTGGGCTCAACTCCGGTGGGGAAGAGTATCGAATTGCTGATGAGGTGCAATGGTTAAATGCAGCTGGACATCATGCTTGGATAGCATGCAATCCGGATAGCGAACTTTTCCAAGCTGGACTTACCCATGGTATGTGCGTGCTACCACTAAAGATGGTGTCTATCTTTGCCCCTCCATCCACCTGGAAACTGTATGGACTGGTCCGTAAGCTTAAATGTGACTTAGTGCACACGCATAGTCCGATTGATGCTTGGATAGCTGTCCCCTTGCGGTTATTTGGCGTCCCGATAGTTCGAAGTCGTCACATTACTAACCCAGTGGGAAGGAGTTTTTTTAGGACGTTCTGCTACCGGTACGGATGTGATCATCTATTACCCACCGCAAGGGTAATTCGCAATGCCCTTTTGCAGTACAATCGGATTCCGTCAGAGAAGATGACCGTTATCGGAGAGGGAGTAGATATTAAGCGCTTTCATCCAAATGTAGATGGAAACGAGTTTCGTCTTCTTTGGGGAGCAACTCCGCAGGACATTTTATTTGGTTGTGTGGGCATGCTACGCCCTGAAAAGGGACAGGGTATCTTTATCAAGGCAGCTGCAATTGTTAGAAAGTATTCGCCGAAAGCCCGTTTTGTTGTTGTTGGGGACAACGTCAAACAGGGTTCTTCGATGCGAGTAAGGTGCCTAGAGATTGTGCAGAGGGAATTTGGCTATAATGGATGGAAACCAGAGAATTCAATATCCCTCTCTAGGGAAACCCCTCTAATTTTACATGGACACGCGGAGGATGTAGCAGCAGCAACTGCTGCCCTAGATGTTGCAGTGGTTCCCTCCCTGAGGGAGGCCCAATCTAGGACCGCGCCAGAGGCTATTTGTCTTGGAAAGCCGGTGATTACAAGTTGTGTTGGTGGCCTTCCAGAGGTAGTCAGCGCTGGGGAAACAGGATTACTGGTGCCTCCTGGCAATGTAGAGGCTCTAGCTGAGGCGATGCTCAAGTTGGCAGAGGATAGCCCGCTACGATCAAAGCTTGCAAGGAAGGCAGCAATGGAGGGCAGAGAGCGATTCTCACTCGATAGTCGAATGCAGGAAACCGTACGGGTTTATAATAAAGTACTAGCAGAAAGCTGCCCTTAAGTAAGGGAAACAAAAGGGGAATAGTTCTATTCTTTTGGAGACAGAACGGACTCAACGCTACGCCTTTTCATAGCTGCTCTCCGGCTGAGTTTCACGCGCCCTTTTTCGTCAATCCCAATACACTGTACCCAGATACTATCTCCAATAGAAAGCACGTCCTCTACCCTTCTTACGTGTGAGTCAGCAAGTTCGGAAATATGCACCAACCCATCTTTTCCTGGAAGAATCTCGACGAAGGCGCCAAATTCCTTGATAGATACCACAGCACCCTGATAAATCTCACCTACCGCGACCTCTCTGACCATACCTTGAATGATTTCCTTGGCTCGTTGAAGGCTCTCTCTGTTACTAGAGTAGATGCGGACAGAGCCGTCATCTTCAATATTAATCTCTGCTCCGCTCTCAGCAACGATGCCTCGGATAGTTTTCCCACCAGGGCCAATTAGAAGTCCAATCTTTTCACTAGGGATGCAAATGGTTTCAATGCGAGGAGCATAAGGGTTGAGCTCTGCACGAGGTGCAGAAATAGTTGCAACCATTTGCTGAAGAATATGCACTCTGGCTTCTGTAGCCTTAGCAATGGCTTCAGCCAGGATTTCATGACCAATCCCAGGTATCTTGAGGTCGAGCTGGAATCCAGTTACTCCCACAGAGGTGCCACAGAGCTTGAAATCCATATCTCCAAAATGGTCTTCCAAGCCGATAATGTCGGTAAAGGTAGCGTGACGAGCTAGAGACCCGTCATCTGCAAACTCAGCGACAAGGCCAATAGAGATGCCAGCTACAGGCCGCTTAATCGGGACTCCTGCATCCATGAGAGCGAGAGTTCCGCTACAGACAGAAGCCATCGACGTGGAACCGTTGGACTCCATTACTTCGCTACTAATGCGGATGGCATAGGGGAATTCGTCCTCAATAGGAACAACAGGTGCAATGGAACGCTCGGCAAGAGCCCCATGCCCAATTTCCCGTCTGCTGCTTCCGCCTAGCCGGCCAGTCTCTCCGACGCTAAATGGTGGAAAATTATAGTGAAGAATAAACCGCTTGCTTCCTTCCCCCCCACCATAGGCATCAATCATCTGAGCCTCATCAATGGCACCAAGAGTTGCTAGAGCAACGGCCTGAGTTTCACCACGTTGAAACAGCGCCGAACCGTGAGCTCGCGGGACCAACCCTACTTCGGAGATAATGGGGCGCAGCTGATGGAGCCCACGTCCATCGCAGCGCTGCTGGCGGTCTAGGATGCCGATGCGAAACGCCCTCTTTTGGAGGAGGTCAAATGCCTGAGCAAGGTCAAAAGGAGTTGCCTGCGGATATTTCGCAAGCGCAGCGGCTCTCACCTCCTCCTTTAAGGCTCCTATGGCCTTTTCCCTAGCCCGCTTGTCTTGGATGTAGAGGACCGTCTCGACACGATTCCCTGCCACTTGATGGACGGTCTCCGACAGAGAAGTACATACAGTGAGTAGAGGTACCGTGCGTTTAACTCTTCCGGCAAGGCGCTGAAGCTCTCTCTGAGCATCGACTAGAGTGGCAACATACCTGCGGGCAATGGGAAGTGCTGCAATCAGTTTAGATTCGGGAAACTCCCCCGCGGTACCTTCGATCATAATGACATTCTTTCCATCTCCTACATAAACGAGGTCGAGATCACTCTGAGCGCGCTGTGTGTGAGTAGGATTCACAATAAACTCCCCACAGATATACCCTATACGCACAGCACCCACCGGCCCGGCAAATGGAATGTCAGAAACAGCAAGCGCGGCAGAGGCACCATTGATGCTGAGAATATCAGGATCATTCTCCCCATCAGCACTCAACAGAAGACTGATGATTTGTGTGTCATAAAAATACCCTTTCGGAAAAAGGGGGCGGAGAGGGCGATCAGTCATCCTGGAGGTCAGTGTCTCCTTTTCAGTAGGGCGCCCCTCCCTTTTGAAATACCCTCCAGGGAACTTGCCAGCTGCGGCCGCCTTTTCACGGTAATCTACGGTGAGAGGAAAAAAATCCTGCCCTTCCTTGAGGGTTGCCGACGAAACCGCAGAGGCGAGAACGATGGTCTCCCCACAGCGGACGGTAACAGCACCATCGGAAAGCTTCGCCATTTTCCCTGTTTCAATGGTGATTGCTCTCTCCCCTATTTGACGAGTTACAGAGTACAAATTTTTACTTCCTATTTTCGAAGTTGGAGCTTCTCCCTGGCGTTTTGATAACGTTCAAAGGTGACACCTCTTAATCTTAAGTAATCCAGCAAACGGCGCCGGTTAGACACGAGCTTGACAAGACCCCTCCGACAGGAGTGATCCTTCCTATGCCCCCTGAGATGCTCCGTTAGCCGGTTAATCCGGCTCGTGAGGAGGGCTACCTGTACGTCTGCGCTGCCGGTATCTCGCTGGTGTAGGCGCAGCTGCCCCTCTATCCCAGGACCATCCGCCCTAAGCATAACTCGTTTCTTCATTAAAGCAACCTCGCGCTGAAGGTAACATTATTCTTTCGTGCTGACAAGGTGAAAAAGGTAAGGAGTTTATAAGGAGTTTATTGTGTGGAAGGGTACCATTTAGCAGTTTTTAGAGATATTTAACTATGCGCTGGAAGAACGAGGGGTGTCTGGATAGGGATCATGCGACCGAGATCAGCGGCAAAATGATTGAAATCTCAACATACGAGTGTGCTACACTTGCACATGTGATTGTGGATTGGATGTATGGCGGCATGGATTGCGGGCGGCAATCGATAAGCAACATTTATAATACGGGCCCTCCCGAGGGGGATGGTTGGACTCTTCGCTAACCATCTTTCTCTTCGCTTGCCCAATTACTCTTGTCAAGAACGACTGGCGCCATTATTCCCCCTGAGGGGTGGGATTTTTCCATGAAAGAACGGGCTACCCTTTCTTGTAAATACTGCTCATGAAAGTTCTTCATCAATTTATCACTGTCTCTACTCGTGGGAAGAGGACTTATGAGATTACCCAAGCAATTCAAGGAGTCGTACGGCAATCACTAGTTCGGACAGGGGTAGTGACAGTATTTATTCGGCATACAAGTGCTAGCCTAGTAACTTATGAGAATGTTGATCCCACTGCCCGCGAAGACTTGCACGCCTATTTTGAGCGCGCGGTACCGGAGGGAGATCCGAATTTGGTACATACAACAGAAGGGTCAGATGATTCCACTGGTCATTTACGCGCAGCACTTACCCGCACAAGCGAAACTTTTCCCATCGTCTGTGGCAGTCTCACTCTGGGAACATGGCAGGGGATATTTGTCTTTGAACATCGTAAAACTGCTCACTCCAGAGTGGTAGATATAACTGCTATAGGAATCTAGAGTGTTTGTGCTGTGGTACAGGTTTCGATTATATGACCCCTCCAAAATACTTACCTGTGGAATTGACAGAGAAAATTTTGATGTCTATGGGGGGAGCACAGGTATTCCTTAAGGCAAGACGCCTATGTGCTGATAGTCTAATTAGTGAAGTTGCTTATGAGCCGCCGATGCTCAAGGGAAAAATTAAGATCCGCGGAAGGCGGTTCTTTTCTGGCTTGCTGGTCCGAAGCTCTGTTGATGTAGACAATCTATGCTCTTGCAAGGAATCACGTCTCTATGGAACCATCTGCGAACACTCAGTGGCCATAGGGTTAAGTCTACTACTTCCATCAATCCCTGCTACTCTACCAACTTCTACTCCCCTTTCTAGCCCAGAAAGTGAGGAAGATGAAGATGTAAAGAGCGAATTCCCACAAGTGGAACTATTCCTAGAGGGTTCACTTCATCATATGGAAGTTCAGCTCCGTTTTCATTATTCGCAACCTGGCTGTCGGAATCCTGCGGCAGAAAATACTGTCTTTGCAGAATTGTGTGCCTGGGGATTTGAGCATGGCAGAGGGTACATGCATCTTCGGGGAGAAGGGGCAATACTCAACTTTTATGCCGCAGGTCTTCCTAAATTACGTAGCAAGTGGAAAATCATAGAAGGAACGAGATGGAGTCGTATTGCTGCGAACCTTGTGTCCATTGAGCCTCACTTTGCCATCTGCAAGCATGCGAGTGGTTGGTTGGACTTTCACATTCATTACACAGCTGGCACAGAGGCCATTTTTTCCCAGGCAGATATGCAGAAACTTCTTGTGAGAGGACGTTCTTACATCCACCTAAAAAGCGGTAGTATAGCCACACTCAATGTGCCGGAGCTTACTGATATAGAAGAGGTGCTGCGGGATTGTAACCCAGTTCAGAGGGGTGGAGTGTGGCACATTCCTGCAATGTTTGCTCCCTATCTGCAGGATAGTACAGCGATGTGGTCCGGTATATCACCGACTATATCTCCAGTCGACGATACGCTGCGATTAGGGAACTTGGGGAGTATGAAGGGGCGTCTACGTCCATACCAAATCCGAGGGGTACAGTGGCTATTGGAACGATCGAGGGCTGGCCTTGGTGGCCTCCTTGCTGATGAGATGGGATTGGGGAAAACAGTACAGATACTTGCCATGCTAGAGTCTATAGGTGGACCTGCATTGGTAGTTTGTCCATCATCTTTGGTTTGGAACTGGGAGAGAGAAGCCAAACAGTTTTTCCCTGAACTAAGGGTGGCCACCATAAGTGGCCCAAAACGGGCAGCACTTTTTTCAAGGATTCTGGAGTATGGATTAAGCATAACAAGTTATGCACTCTTGCGACGTGATATAGATCAATATCGGAATATTGAGTTCTCCGTTATTATTTTGGATGAGGGCCAACACATTAAGAGCCCGGAAAGTCAAAATGCAAAGGCCGTTTATACCCTTCGCGCACAGAGCAGGTTTATCCTCA
Proteins encoded in this region:
- the pstB gene encoding phosphate ABC transporter ATP-binding protein PstB codes for the protein MDLLSVQNFSFYYGSKKALHGISMEIPEREVTAFIGPSGCGKSTLLRNFNRMNELIEGVHHEGDITLMGRSIYGPQIEVIALRRRIGMVFQKSNPFPKSIYENIVYSLRIAGQSKKNLLDQTVERSLRDAALWEEVKDRLHESALGLSGGQMQRLCIARAIANQPEVLLMDEPCSALDPIATAKVEELIQRLKQKLTVVIVTHNMQQATRCSDRTAFFYLGYLVEYDTTTKVFSNPGKKQTEDYITGRFG
- the pstA gene encoding phosphate ABC transporter permease PstA; translated protein: MSPINSLNCLVDASKAQKAKLRSSLSTFLSFVCIGLSLLTLVPLLSIVFLVLRNGILLLTPSLFTSLPPAAGLAGGGFGNAVIGTVIMVGLALIIAAPVGVLAAIYINEYDRSSRFSCTVRFVAKLLTGIPSIICGVFVFSILVIHIGFSAMAGSVALAILILPTILLTSEQALLGVPYSLREASTGLGATIFQTTWCVVLPEALPAMTTGLMLAIARAAGETAPVLFTALFNPYWPKSLGYPTASLSVLIYNFSNIPYDHQVRLAWAASLVLVGIVTITSVTAQLLVRKK
- the pstC gene encoding phosphate ABC transporter permease subunit PstC, translating into MKEKRKGGRLSWPDWLHVLCWTAAAATVALLAWIVLEIFSQALPSIRKFGLQFFIHVSWDPNTNRFGVLPFLVGTTMSSVLALLIALPLGVAIAIFLSEDFLPSVFRQSIRFVIELLAAIPSVVYGLWGIAVVIPIVRRGGNWLSSSLGFIPLFQGPVFGNSMLAASLILALMVLPTITAISRTALVDVPKTLREGAYALGATRWEAILGVILPTATPGIVAATILALGRAMGETMAVAMLIGNSTRLTFSLLAPAGTLASLLANQFAEAEGLQVSSLMHAALLLMLLTLLVNATGEIILRRTQRTTVKIRQR
- the pstS gene encoding phosphate ABC transporter substrate-binding protein PstS, with amino-acid sequence MKFFLLIPIWIATLFLVMAAFSSTEKQIFLQGIGASFPSPLYQRWIAEFRKIRPDIEVNYQAIGSGAGIKGLKRNVVDFAASDVIAPEESVAIPKGIVTIPAIGGSIVLGYNLPGITSLKLSRKAYTDIFLGKITCWNDPNIASINREVVLPNLPVLVVTRSDGSGTTFAFTRHLSAISQDFKKAIGANKSVAWPIGVAGKGNDGVTTLIKQIPGAIGYMEYSYAVSSKVTFPKLQNKSGNFVRATPASGYAALSSVSSSEDSPTDPDGREDYPIVTFSWLLLHRSYEDTEKGRALKAFVGYALTTGQSFATQLGYVPLSSLMVKKTQEKLISINKPRSVTE
- a CDS encoding ABC transporter ATP-binding protein, which produces MSAVQVEAVKLCQSFRVGEECVEVLNGVDLQISCGETVFICGTSGVGKTTLLYALAGLERPESGQVLFEGVSLYEVSHVRLAKLRNSRMGFVFQSYFLLPELTVLENTLLPAMILSNRPTSRAQELLDQVGLGKRGHHLPAELSGGEQQRVAIARALINKPIIVFADEPTGNLDLRTGKTIIDLLLNLVHQEDLTLVVVTHDPHLTRRGDRWVRLKTG
- a CDS encoding glycosyltransferase family 4 protein yields the protein MRILHVESGLNSGGEEYRIADEVQWLNAAGHHAWIACNPDSELFQAGLTHGMCVLPLKMVSIFAPPSTWKLYGLVRKLKCDLVHTHSPIDAWIAVPLRLFGVPIVRSRHITNPVGRSFFRTFCYRYGCDHLLPTARVIRNALLQYNRIPSEKMTVIGEGVDIKRFHPNVDGNEFRLLWGATPQDILFGCVGMLRPEKGQGIFIKAAAIVRKYSPKARFVVVGDNVKQGSSMRVRCLEIVQREFGYNGWKPENSISLSRETPLILHGHAEDVAAATAALDVAVVPSLREAQSRTAPEAICLGKPVITSCVGGLPEVVSAGETGLLVPPGNVEALAEAMLKLAEDSPLRSKLARKAAMEGRERFSLDSRMQETVRVYNKVLAESCP
- the pnp gene encoding polyribonucleotide nucleotidyltransferase gives rise to the protein MYSVTRQIGERAITIETGKMAKLSDGAVTVRCGETIVLASAVSSATLKEGQDFFPLTVDYREKAAAAGKFPGGYFKREGRPTEKETLTSRMTDRPLRPLFPKGYFYDTQIISLLLSADGENDPDILSINGASAALAVSDIPFAGPVGAVRIGYICGEFIVNPTHTQRAQSDLDLVYVGDGKNVIMIEGTAGEFPESKLIAALPIARRYVATLVDAQRELQRLAGRVKRTVPLLTVCTSLSETVHQVAGNRVETVLYIQDKRAREKAIGALKEEVRAAALAKYPQATPFDLAQAFDLLQKRAFRIGILDRQQRCDGRGLHQLRPIISEVGLVPRAHGSALFQRGETQAVALATLGAIDEAQMIDAYGGGEGSKRFILHYNFPPFSVGETGRLGGSSRREIGHGALAERSIAPVVPIEDEFPYAIRISSEVMESNGSTSMASVCSGTLALMDAGVPIKRPVAGISIGLVAEFADDGSLARHATFTDIIGLEDHFGDMDFKLCGTSVGVTGFQLDLKIPGIGHEILAEAIAKATEARVHILQQMVATISAPRAELNPYAPRIETICIPSEKIGLLIGPGGKTIRGIVAESGAEINIEDDGSVRIYSSNRESLQRAKEIIQGMVREVAVGEIYQGAVVSIKEFGAFVEILPGKDGLVHISELADSHVRRVEDVLSIGDSIWVQCIGIDEKGRVKLSRRAAMKRRSVESVLSPKE
- the rpsO gene encoding 30S ribosomal protein S15: MKKRVMLRADGPGIEGQLRLHQRDTGSADVQVALLTSRINRLTEHLRGHRKDHSCRRGLVKLVSNRRRLLDYLRLRGVTFERYQNAREKLQLRK
- a CDS encoding secondary thiamine-phosphate synthase enzyme YjbQ, translated to MKVLHQFITVSTRGKRTYEITQAIQGVVRQSLVRTGVVTVFIRHTSASLVTYENVDPTAREDLHAYFERAVPEGDPNLVHTTEGSDDSTGHLRAALTRTSETFPIVCGSLTLGTWQGIFVFEHRKTAHSRVVDITAIGI
- a CDS encoding DEAD/DEAH box helicase, encoding MTPPKYLPVELTEKILMSMGGAQVFLKARRLCADSLISEVAYEPPMLKGKIKIRGRRFFSGLLVRSSVDVDNLCSCKESRLYGTICEHSVAIGLSLLLPSIPATLPTSTPLSSPESEEDEDVKSEFPQVELFLEGSLHHMEVQLRFHYSQPGCRNPAAENTVFAELCAWGFEHGRGYMHLRGEGAILNFYAAGLPKLRSKWKIIEGTRWSRIAANLVSIEPHFAICKHASGWLDFHIHYTAGTEAIFSQADMQKLLVRGRSYIHLKSGSIATLNVPELTDIEEVLRDCNPVQRGGVWHIPAMFAPYLQDSTAMWSGISPTISPVDDTLRLGNLGSMKGRLRPYQIRGVQWLLERSRAGLGGLLADEMGLGKTVQILAMLESIGGPALVVCPSSLVWNWEREAKQFFPELRVATISGPKRAALFSRILEYGLSITSYALLRRDIDQYRNIEFSVIILDEGQHIKSPESQNAKAVYTLRAQSRFILTGTPIENSIQDLWALFRFLLPGYLGPLQSFRDRYEIPLLEEEGRDDIARRLFRRIQPYVLRRLKQEVLDDLPDKIEKVAEVELSRNQKEAYVAFQLAARRKIDALMKKSDSDAARMLTLTALLRLRQLCCDLRLIHPEARESSSKIAALLELMQEVIGGNHRVLVFSQFTSMLDLIALALDGEKIRYCRLDGTTRDRKNVVDRFQEDCSLTVFLISLKAGGVGLNLTAADTVIHFDPWWNPAIEEQATARAHRIGQRHTVTSIKLIARNTVEERILRMQQAKKELLSGVLDLEGALNRLSLIELRELIA